The DNA sequence aGAGAAGTTAATTTGAGAAGGACTTGTCATTCCTATTAGACCTGCGTGGCTACTAAATAAGTTATTGTCCTTGCAAATCTTTTCATTATAGTCTGGTCCCTAAATAAAAGGAGTCTCATTAATCTTCCTACATAGCTGGTCCATGCCTGCTCCCTATCTGCTCTCTATCAAATTTGCATGTGAAAATGTAAGTTAGATTTTGCTACTTGTAAATTTACCTCATTCTTGAATATTACTCGGATAATCCCAACCTTTTCTTTTGTGGGGTTGATTTTTCAAGATTCCTTTGTTGTTTAGAGATTTTTTGTGGTGAAAGCAAAGGAAAGGTGGTCACATGGAATACAATGAATTGAATGTTTCTCTAATGGCTATTGAAAGATCATGTGGAGTTTTGCCGTCATTTAAAAGCCTTGAACTAGTGGAAAGGTAGGATTCACTTCTAGGGGAGGAGATGTCTCTCCACTTTCAACATTTGTAAAAGTGGCTGTACTTGTTGATTTTTGAACGGATCCCCCTTGGGATTATTGAAAGAGTGCACAAAGGAGTGTAGGAAATactttaatgaaaaatatagaCAAGACTGTGGATTTCgtatctatattcttttgattaatttttggtGGATAATTTTTATAGGATAGTTATATGGTTATAGAAATTGATAATCAGAACCAATCGGGTAATCTATCGATTCATGATTTATTAGAGATTTATTGGagatttttcaataaattaggaatttttttatctaattagTGTGTAATcgataaattgataaaataatttttaaaaattcatcggagaattttaataaattgggAATCATTAGGATACTAAATAGTTATATTCAtgtttttaacttaaatttcaaGAAATAAAAGCAAAAAGAAAAAGTTCAACAAGTTCTAATTCAGTATAATCAACATGATACTCCTTGTCTTTCTTAATTTTAAGAAATCTATCTTCTTTTATGCTTAATGGATACGAAATTCATTGCTGGGGTGAAACATTATAGATTTGGTTTGTGACTAACGATTTCGATTAATAAAATCGGAATCTCAGACTTATATATATTGGGGTTCGGATTTTGAGTCATGTTTCTATTTAATGAATAAATCATTCCCGTCACACCATCCGGTTAGTCGTTCCCATATTCGATTCATCGGCCCGAAAGAAAGAAGGTCTCTCAGACAAAACTCACCTTTGGCTTGCATGCATCTATCGCTTTACTTCTTCTGCATGCAATTCTGGTCCACCCGGACCACCCCCCACCCCCACACAAAGGCAGACCTCAAAACAAGAACCCTAAGTCTATACAATCCTCACAACAACCATTAGCCTCTCTGTGACTCTGTCCACCATTAAACAACCAACAACCAATTATTCATCCTATGTACTGATCCATTTATTGAATGAaactttaaataaaacaatcaagtTTCTCTTGCAAAGAAAATTCTTTAGACTTTAGTGCAAGGGAACTATGATTTTCTGTCTCTCAGATACTTATTTATTCAAGATTCGTAATACGAAAATGCTagatatccaaaaaaaaattcaaaagtttTCCAAATTTCACGTGTCATTTTTCAGTTGAATATCAAACTATTAAATAGACATGGATCCCTGCAGTTACATCAATCCCATcaatatgatattttaaatagaCACATCACTTATTCGGAAACATTTTTGGAAAAATAATCTAAACATTTAACATTGTTCTCCGTAATAATGGCctcgaaaaaaaaattgtcaaaacTATTGTTGCTCAAGTTAAAAACATAAAGCGTATGAATCAAACTGAACCAAACATACCCTCTATACCTCGATAAGTAAAATGTGGAGGATAAGATACATACCAAAATTCCCCTCCAAGAGAGGTTGTTATTAACCAAAAGGAAAAAGGGAAATGCAGAAGTATATAAAGAGTTCAGCTTGCATTGCATTCAGCTTCTGAATGGTTTCAGTTAGTTCGGTTCTGAAATCTGAACTATTGACATGTCTATAATTACCACTGTTTAAGCATAGAGAACTGTGCTAAAGCCTTTATTTCTGATACATCAATAATCCTCTGTACTATGTTCTTTCAATTTCTCTGTAACTCTCTACACCTTAGCTTTGCTATAAATATTGTGATAAAACATCAACAAGTTTATAGTTTGCCTTTGCTATAAATATCTTTATTCAGAGTGTATAATTTCATGCAATGCCTTCACATAGTTTTCTCATTATAACACCCTCTATATCAGTTTATTTGCTCCTGATtgatttttgcaatttttagtaaatttttCGAAACCGAATTTTTCGAAAGATTTGCTCTGTTTTGGCTCTGTTTTATTGAATCTGACTTGCTGTCTTGCTTGAACTTGTGGAACTTTATTGCGAAAAATGAAGGGTATCATAAAATCTAAGGCCAGTTCTAAGGTTCTTGTTTTTATACTTTACATGAGTGTTGTATTTGGTGATGGAGAAGAAGCTGAAACACTGGGAGCTTTGATGGAGAAAAGAGAGCAAGAAGCTCTGTACTCTGTCATTCAAGGGTTTGTGGGCAAGTCATGGAATGGCTCAGATCTCTATCCTGATCCTTGTGGTTGgactcctattcaggtatttttacTTTTCTGAGGAAATTTAATTTATTCCGTTCTAAGAAATTTGAGCTtgttgataatattttatacacTCGTCTCTATTTAGTTGTCACTTTGTAGTTTTGACTTGCTATTTTTTCGATTAGTGAGATTCTTTTGCATATGCGTCTGCTGGAATTTTTTGcataagtaaattttatttgacaTGATACTTTAGTTCAGTATTATGTGACTTAAGATAGAACAGAACGACTAAGCTGAACACAAAACAAGTGTAGATTACGGCTCCGTTTGTTTGCTGGAAAATAACTAGATTttggaaaataataattaccattTACCGAGTGTTCGACTcgacaaaatttgaaatttttacatatttttagcCTAAAAATATGTGTTGGTATGTCCATACCTATATCCCAATGTCGAGTGTCCGACATGGATACTTGATGTAAAATGAAGAGTCCGGATAACATATCTAAATGCTTAGCAATCTGGTATTCGGTTAATGATACAGTCTTGATTCACATTTTGTTGACAGGGTGTTACTTGTGATATATTTGATGATGGCTACTGGGCTGTCACAGCTTTAAACATTGGCCTCGTTCATGAAAATTCTCCTAGTTGTGTCCCAGATATGGAGTTCAGCTCTGAATTATTTGCCCTGAAGCACCTCAAAATCCTATCCTTTGTTAACTGCATGGTACACAAAAACCATCCAATTACAATCCCCGCGAAGAATTGGAGTGCGCTTTCAGGCAGTTTAGAGTCACTAGAGTTCAGATCAAATCCAGGCCTTATGGGAAAAATCCCCATCAGTTTTGGCAGCCTCAGTAATCTTCAATCACTTGTGCTCTTAGAAAATGGATTAAGTGGTCAATTACCGACAAATTTAGGCAACTTAATCAACTTGAAGCGGCTAGTACTGTCAGGAAATCAGTTTACAGGTCAAATTCCATCGAACTTTGGCAGCTTGAGACGGCTACTAATTATGGACTTGAGTCGAAACTCATTATCCGGGACTTTGCCTTTTACTCTGGGCGGGTTGAAGTCATTGTTGAAACTTGATCTTAGCAACAATAAGTTCATGGGAAGTATTCCCCACGAGATCGAAGACCTGAAAAATCTAACTTTGTTAGACCTCAGCAGAAACAAACTCTCAGGTTTTCTGATAAATTCACTTAAAGAATTGAGTTCTTTGGAAGAGCTGGTATTATCAAGAAATTCAATAACTGGAAGCTTGATGAATCTTAATTGGCGAAATCTACAGAGCCTAATTATCTTAGATCTCTCGGAAATGAACTTAACCGGTGAAGTTCCAGAGTCCATTTCAGAGCTGAAAGGACTCAGATTCTTAGGCCTTAATGACAACAATCTCACTGGTGAGCTCTCACCAAAACTAGCAGAAATGCCTAATGTTACTGCAATGTACATCAATGGAAATAATTTCACTGGACAACTTAATTTCTCCGAATCATTTTACGCGAAAATGGGGAGGCGTTTCGGGGCTTGGAACAATCCGAATCTCTGTTACACCATTGGCTTGACATCAGACAGCCTAGCTCCTTCTGGTATTGCACCATGTCAATATCAAACTTGATAGTGCATCAGTGTTTGCTCTGTTCTTCTAGTTTGATATTAATGTACAATTTTGTTTAGAAGTTTAGATGTCCAGAAGTGGAAGATTAGGCTTTTTGATGTGTAAATTAGTTGAGCTTTATCATGCATTTCAGTGTTTCACGTTCTAATCTCCTGCATTTTCCTCTGTTCTAATGCTTGCATGCAGTATCTTGAACGTATCTGCTGGCAAGCTAGACACATCAAAATATTCTGTCAGCATTTCAGTgaaatatattttcctttactttttttttcctCCTTAAATACTGATTTTGCTTAAGAACTTGAGGGTACCGTCATGTATCTcaattttttgtcaaattttaaATGCGACAAGTAGTGCTCTTGTTATCAGAAATGTTACATGTGTAAGAGGAATTTCTCAAATATATTCTGCTtacttaaaatttcaattttaggttGAGAAGTGAATCACGAGCGTCCATCTCGGCTAATGCTTTCGTGTTGCACTTGCCTTCACTTAAAATTCCATTTTTTTAGATCGAAGAGAGGATCACAGACGCCCATCTCCAAGACAATTAATGTGTTCGTATTCATATTATGTTATGAGAATATTGAACGTGATGAACAGTAGAAATTGAGATCTCCATCAAACATGCACTCTAATAGTAATATGTTAAGGGCTCATTGTTGAGAgcgaattcatcaaaaaatttaaaatattagaaaacgACTCTAAATAAAtcttatactatatttttatcAGTTATCCAATAACATTTGGAAATATGTTTAGGACAACTTTTGGAAAACGATGATTTTCCAAAACTCCGGGCTCAACATACACTGTgtatacatattaaaatatgaaagaaCCTAGTAGTAAACAGTGTCATCATAAAATCTGATTCTTGCTTAATCCGAAATTATTTCAAAGTTCTGATTTCTCCTCATTCGGAGATTTGTTCCTGTATAAAACTGAATTTGGTTCAAACTCACGCACAAATTATTGGTCAAAGACCAAGAAATGTAAAGTCTGTGATTAAACAGAGAAACAAACAGGCCCAGAAGAACATGATCATTTTTTTCTAGGGATCTGAGATTCCACCTTTAAATTAAAGAAGGAGATGGCAGTCGTGCTCGTGATTTAGGACGAGTTCAGCTTATATGTAGGACGACTCAGCAAGTACTTCAGTAATTTGCATGCATGTGTCCGTAAAATTGGttaatctttttctttttccttacaCAATTAAGCTAAAgcatcaattttaaaaaattaatttttgaaaaataaaacaatatataatttttataatattaattcaatatatatagacaaATATAAAGTTCTgatgattaattatatattatattttaaaattgttaaaagCATATATAGAAAATAGTTAAACGATACTGAAAAGGTAATGATTTAAAATTGGCCCATACTTTGCACGAATGTAAGCTTTATGGCTAGAATAAGTGAGGCGTACTTTCATATTTAATGAACCTAGTTAAActttgaatttatttgaattcctACTACAAAGAAAATCGTCGGTGCGTAGTTTTTTCACACtagttattgttttttttaaggcACAGCTAGTTATTGttgaaacaatatatatatatatatatatatatatatatatatatatatatatatatatatatataacatatgaaGCATTTTCGTCAGCCAACTTCACATTATCAGAGGTCtttgaaaattttatcaaaataatgcTTTGCATATTTAAAAGTTATGTCAATACTCAACACTCCAAAACTTACTTGTTACTGACAACCTCCGTTACTTTCGTTGATTTACAGATGAGTTGGATCtggaaattaaataaatgagggaaaaaaaagaagagaaggcatgataaaataacataattgcttaatatttaaatatgatattagtcatatattttattttaaaaataataattttaaatatgtcatcaaaaaatttagaagtgtgtatcaaaaacatcatacaattatattttaaaacgaaGAGAGGAGTACTATTTCTCATAAATTTTGAAGATAACGAATACATTCAAAAACCAAACTTTcagaaagatttaaaaaaaaaagtactgTTACGCACAGATATTGACATGTAAAAAactgtaaataaaatttttttaaaaatggtaAGCGTAAATTTTTTTATCTCTCTGGATAAAAGTATGTAAACAAATGAGTCTGAAGTGCCTTCTTAACATGAATACATGCATTTTTAACCTATGTATTTTATGTACTTGTAAATGTATAAAAAGTCTAATAAATTGTGGTTACACCAGATCATTCAGTTCACACTTATGAACAGTTCAACAAACTGTTTATAAGAGAGTAATCTTATAAAATGACATTTCATAATTATTCATAACTATCAAAAATGGTCTGAATAATGAAATGTCAACTTATGTATTTAATTGCATGTTATATTGTTAGTTATATACCCTACTGCATATTTTGTGAAAACGAAGTAAGATAATTATTATggtgttgaattttttttaataatttatgcatcaagtaatttgaaatcaaaacgGCTATTTTCATAtgttttttgtttcacaattGTTGTTGTAGTTGACAATTTGGGTTTGTCCACACTGGATtcgaatttttattaattttgttaaatatttatgttaataaaatcatttgtttgtcaaaaaaagattataaatttttaatcattttagaCTAACTCAAACTCTTAACTTAAAATGGgtaaaattacataaatattataaataatgtgTGAAGTGGATTATTTATTCACTAACACCGATTTCTATAATAGATAGCGATGAGCAATTGTTGGTGATGAAAGGATTTAGTGAGACTTTTCTTGGACGtattattcttatattttatctgtccactttggaagtaaaaatttgtccctatttatctgtccatttatactttcaaaactaatttaatgatagtttttcaaatatatctccataatttcaattttcaagacttGACTTATTCAAAAcctggttgaattcatgttttcaagacataaagtaggggtattccaacattttcaagatattaattagaggtatttaatgaaaaagtttatacaatcaattattcctt is a window from the Daucus carota subsp. sativus chromosome 8, DH1 v3.0, whole genome shotgun sequence genome containing:
- the LOC108198627 gene encoding piriformospora indica-insensitive protein 2 produces the protein MKGIIKSKASSKVLVFILYMSVVFGDGEEAETLGALMEKREQEALYSVIQGFVGKSWNGSDLYPDPCGWTPIQGVTCDIFDDGYWAVTALNIGLVHENSPSCVPDMEFSSELFALKHLKILSFVNCMVHKNHPITIPAKNWSALSGSLESLEFRSNPGLMGKIPISFGSLSNLQSLVLLENGLSGQLPTNLGNLINLKRLVLSGNQFTGQIPSNFGSLRRLLIMDLSRNSLSGTLPFTLGGLKSLLKLDLSNNKFMGSIPHEIEDLKNLTLLDLSRNKLSGFLINSLKELSSLEELVLSRNSITGSLMNLNWRNLQSLIILDLSEMNLTGEVPESISELKGLRFLGLNDNNLTGELSPKLAEMPNVTAMYINGNNFTGQLNFSESFYAKMGRRFGAWNNPNLCYTIGLTSDSLAPSGIAPCQYQT